In the genome of uncultured Methanobrevibacter sp., the window AAAGAATTATAAAAAATAAATTTCTAATTAAAAATTGATTTTCTAATCTTAAATCAATGTTATAACGAAATAAAAACAATATGCCAAGTTTAAATCAACATTAACCTCTAATTTTCCTATTATTTTATAAACAAACAAAGATAATTTAATTTTAGAGGTTTTTTCACTCCATTAAAAAATCACCCATTTTCGAGAAAATTTTGGAGGTGATAATATTAAAATTTCGGTTAAAGAAATATTCCTTTTAATCATTGAAATCAATTCCCAGATTTCATTCAAAGAATTTTTCTTTTACTTTGTCGAAGTTTTGAAATTAATTATCCTCCTAATTAAATAATTAATTTCTTAAAAAAAAACTAAAGTTAGATTTCTTTGGAGTGAATTTCCTCTACTTTATTTAACTAGTTTAGTAAATTAAAAAATGGGCTAAAATGGTTTAATTTAACTTTAATATCTAGCAAATGTTTAAATATTAAAAATAGTAAAATATTAATTGATAATACTAAGTATTATCTAGAAATTATTATTTAAAATATTTTCTTGAAAATGGGATTATTAAAGGAACATTACTTTCCTTTAATAATAAATTATACTATTTTTATACTTTAATTATAATTTTTCTATAGCTTTTTTATTAATTAAACATACAATAATAAATATCTATTCATTTTAAAAATAATAATTGTGATAATATGAGAATTTGTCTTTATGGTGCTGGAAGCACTCAAATAAAATCCAAATATACTGAAGAATCATACAAATTAGGAGAGGAAATAGCTAAAAGAGGACATACTCTTGTATTTGGTGGAGGATCTACAGGGGTTATGGGTGCTGTTTCAAAAGGAGCAATAGACAATAATGGAAAAGTTATAGGAATTGCACCGGAATGGATGGAAGATTTTGAAGGAATCTGTAGAGATTGCGATGAATTCATTTACACAGAATCCATGGATGAGAGAAAAAAGCTATTTTTAAAAAATTCAGATGCTTTCATAATAGCCCCTGGTGGAATAGGAACCCTTGATGAATTCTTTGAAATCATTGTGTTGAAGAAATTAAAACAGCACAACAAAAAGATAATCCTCTTTAATCTCTTCGATTATTATGACCCTATGTTAGAAATGCTTGATTTTATGTTGGAAGAAGGAGTCGTTAGAGAAGAGATTGATAAGAACACCTTTAAAATAGCTGATTCAATTGAAAGAGTTTTTGAGCTTTTGGAAAAAGAATAATTTAAAAAAAGTAAAAAAAATAGCAAAAAATTAATCTAAAAATAAAAATAAAAAAATCAATCATACAATTTATTAACCACTTCTAAAGCCTTATTGAATGGCTGCATACCTGAAGTTAAAAGAACTACCTTTAAAACATCCATCATTTCATCACGACTGATGTCAAGTTCCTTTTTAGCTTTAGAAACCTGTTTTAAGAATGAAGAGCTTTCAGGTTTAGTTGCAGAGATTGCAATAGCTATTAACTTTTGAGTCCTGTAATCCAAAGCATTGGCATTCCAAACATTCTTATCTAAATTTTCAATTGAATCATATAGTTCAGAATCCTCTTTTTTAATTCTGCGAATGCCTTTGCCGTAAAATACCTTTTCACCCATAATTTTACAACCTAAAAAAAAATAATAAACTATTAAATTACTCTTCGAAGACTTTATTAGCTATTTGCAAAGCCTTATTGAATGGTTGCATGCCTGAAGTCAACAATACAACTTTCAAAACATCCACAACTTCATCACGAGTGACACCCAATTCCTTTTTAGCACTCATGATCTGCTTTTCAGTTGCACGGCTGTCTGCATTGGAAGCTGCAATTCCAATAGCTATCAACTTTTGAGTCTTGTAATCCAATGCCTTTCCATTCCATACAGCATCATTTAATGCTACAATAGCTTGGTATAAATCTTCATCTTCCTCTTTTAATTTTCCCATGCCTTTACCGTAAAACACTTCCTCTTTCATTGTAAAAACTCCAAAAAATAGTCTTTTTAAATAATAATAGATAATAATAATTTATTTTAAAAAATATTTAATGCTTTTGTCACTTGATTATGCTAAAAAGTAACTAATACTTATTGTTTTTATCACTATAACTATAGTAAAAGCAATTAAGGTTGGCAAACCTTACATGGTTCGTAACCTTGGCTAATTGCATCAGATCTGCTATTGAAAGTGACCTTATTCTTTTCAGAAATCTTTTTACCCCACCTACAGGTAGTGTAATGGAACTTATGGCTGTTTGCACTTGCTATATAAGATCCAGAATCTGAACTGGATGAAGAACTGCCGCTGTTTGAAGAGCTGTATGAACTTACATACTTTGAGTATCCATCTGAATTAGGTGCCCAATCATATGGATAGAACTCACTTGGAGGAATATACATGACTTCAGCAAGCCCTTCCTTCAAAAGCATTTCATTTAGGTTCTTGCCGTCTACAATGACAACAGCCAAGTATCTGCCATATTTATCTGTGTACTTTGAATCATCAATATCCAAGCTCACTTCCTTGTTCAAGCAAAATTTCTGAACAAAACGTTTAGAGCAGATATAACCTTCCACTCCTCTTTCCGGAGTGTTCACTCCCACAAAACGCACCTTTCCAAGTCCATCGACTTCAATGGTGTCACCATCAGTTACATAAGTGCACAAACCAGTGAATTCCGGCTGGCAATCTGTATCATCATATTTCTTTAAGATATCATCATTGGACAAATCAGAATATTTGGAAAAAGGAATATCATGAGTGAATCCAGTTCCAGTATAAGCTGATCCTGCAGATATAATGGAAAATCCTAAAATAAAAATAATTAGTATGATTAATAAATTTCTACCTTTTAACTTCATATTAATCCCCCTTTATTCAAATAAATGAAAAATTTATTCTAAAATAAATAATACTATTATATTATTGGAAATATATAAAATTTATCTTTAATGGAAAATAAGATTATAAAAAGAATTAATAAAAAAGGAGAAATAAAAAATAATTAAATTAAAAAATATTAAATTAAAAATAATTAAATAAAAAAGAATTTAAAAAATAAATTAAAAAGATAATTCTAGTGTTGAAAATGAAAATGCCTGAAAAGATTGATACAATCATGTTTGCACCTTGTGGTATGAATTGCAAACTATGCATAAAGCATTTATCAGAGAATAACCCATGTCCAGGATGCCTTATTGATAGTCCTAACAAGACCAAAAAAGCATTGAAATGCAAAATAAAAAAATGTCTTGAAACAAAAAGAGTCAGGTATTGTGGCAGATGCAGTGAATTTCCTTGCAAACTCATTAAAAAGCAAGATAAGAATTACAAGAAAAGATACAATTTTTCCACATTAGACAATGCAAAAAGAATCACCTATACTGGAATCAATAAGATAATGTTGGAAGACAGCATTAACTGGAAGTGTGAGTCTTGCGGAGGAATCATAAGCATTCAGGAGCATGTCTGCAGCGAATGTGGATTAAAAGATGATGGTAAATAGTTTACTTATTTCTAAAAAAAAGATAAGGGGAAAATAGAATAAAAAATTATAAATTATATTAAATATTAAATAATATAGTACAAAGCTTATATTAAAAATTCAAATTAAGATTAATAGAATAATAAAAATTTAAAATATATTTAAAATAGTGGTATAAATGAATCCAATTAAATGTCCTAGATGTGGAAAAATAAACGATGGAACTACCGATTTCTGCATTTACTGTGGGACTATCTATGATGAATACAATGCAGAGGAAGATGATTCCAATGTCTTCTTTATTCCTACACGTGGAGGAAAAAAACAAGAAGTCAAACTAAATCATATGCCTGAAAAACTCTCATCCGGAAAAGAAAGTTACAGATGGATGATTATCATAGGTTACTTATTTGCAATATTAGGTAGTGTTCTTGGTTTTATTTTTGCCATTTATCTGATAACAAGAAAAGATTCAAACGCGAGAAAACATGGATTAGTCCAATTAGTTGTTTTAATAGCTGAATTTGCTCTAATCGGTTTCTTGATTTTCACTGGTCAAATGGATCCGAACATTATCTTAAATCCATTCAATACCACAAACATGACTCAAATGTACAATTCAAGTGCAATGAACATGAGTGGTTCCAGTAATTTATCCAGTTTATTTGGTTTTTAAATAAACCATTTTCTTTTTTTTATATGATTAAAATAGCTCTTTTTAAAAAATAATTAAAAAAGAAATAGATAAAAACTCTTTTTAAAAAATTGATAACAAAAATAGAAAAAATAATTGAAATAACTCTTTTTAAAAAATAATTAAAAAATAAAAAATAGTAAATAATTAAAAGAGATAATCAGAACTCTGCATCTCTTTCAATGTTTTCCCAGTTGTCTGTAAACCAACCATAGACTCTTTCTAAACCATCATCAAATGAAACAGTTGGTTTGTAACCGAGAATGTCTTTTGCCTTATCAATGGAAGACAACAATTTGGTTTTAGCATCCCAATTACGTCTTGCCACATAAGCGATTCCTTCAGGGTTTCCAGTTAATTCATTAACCTTATTTGCCATGTCAATAACCCTATGGTCCTTACCGGAACCAAGGTTAATAGCTTCACCAATAGCTTCCTCTTCAACACCCATTGATAAGAGACCATTTACAATATCTCCTACAAAGGTCCAGTCTCTTGTTTCAGATCCATCACCGGTAATAGGCAATGCCTGTTTAGTCATAGACCAGTAGAAGAAGTTAGGAATAACATTTCTGTATTTTCCAGGAACTTCCCCAGGACCGAATACATTGAAGAATCTTGCATTTACAATAGGCATGTCATATAAGTTATGGAAATAATTGGTATATAATTCACCAAGCAATTTAGTTACTTGGTAAGGAGTGTGCAATGAAATAGAAATGTCATGTTCTTCAAATGGCATTTTAGAGTCTAAACCGTATACTCCACAACCAGAAGAGGAATATACAAATCTTTCAACACCAGTAAGTTGAGCATATTGAAGAACTTTCAAGATACCAATACCATTTACCATTAAATCTGTTTCAGGATTGTCAACACTGTTTTGGTTAGCAAAGTGAGCAGCTAAATGGAAAACATAATCAGGTTTCATTTTAAATACTCTCTTTAGCTCTTCATCATCCAAAATGTCCCCCTGAATGAGCTCTACATTTTCATTTGTTGGCACATTCCATTCATAAGCGGAAGACATATTGTCGAGTATAATCACTTTTTCTGCACCTAATTCTGCTAATCTTCTTGTTAAGTTACTTCCAACACAACCTGCTCCACCAGTTACTAATATGGTTTTATCTTGATATTCATTATATTTAGACATAAAAATCACTTCATAGTTAATAGTTGTTAAATTTGTTTAAATTAATTAAAAATAATTTTAACTGTTTATATGTTATAGGATATGTTTTTATTATTAATAAAATTATTCAATATGAAAAAAATTTTAAGGGGATGGGAACAATTAGACGCAATTAACTAAGAATTAATTAAGTAAATTTAATTAAATTTAAATAATAAATAGGAATAAAATAAGATTAAATAATATAATTAGAGGGTGATAGAATGGATCTTGGTCCTGAAGAATTTTTAATTTATGAAACTTATTTTGAAAATGACGAAAATAATGTAAATAGGAATGAAGGATGTTGCAGTACCTTAATAGTACTTGCAGTACTTTTTATAATAGTTAATGTATTGATAGTATAAACCTCTTTATCGTAAAATCTATTGATTATAGACCCTTGATTGTATAAGTCTCTTTAAAGAATAAATGTTAAAAGAAAGGTTAAAAAATGAGTGTATTCGATTATATCTGTCATAGAAGACCTGAAAGAAGCTTCTTTTATAAAGGACGCCAATTTCCTGTTTGCGCAAGATGCACAGGGTTTTACATTAGTGGGATAGCTAGCATAATCCTTATAAAGTTCTTCCCAGTTCCCTATTCCTTAACAACTCTATTTTTAGGAATCATCCTTTTAATCCCATGTGCAATCGATGGATTTACGCAACTATTTGAAATGAGAGAAAGCAATAACACTCTCAGATTCATTACAGGAATTTTAGGAGGAATAGGCTTAATTTTAGTCTATGAAATCATGATAGAATTTTTTGTATTTAATTTCTTATAAAAATGGCTTAAATAACTAAAATTAGAATAAAATAAAAATAGGAACCGAAGAGATAAAAAAAATAAGAACAGGGAAAAAAAATAAAAAAAGAAAAAAGGAGAAATTTTAAATCTAAAGAGATTTGAAAATATTAGCGTCTTGCACGACCTACTTTACGTGCAATAACAAGTTCTCCAACAGAAATAAGGCCTGCAAAGAACTTTTCAAGACCACCAGTTGCCCAAATGGCTTCACCAAATGTGGCATTTTCAATATTTTTCTCATACTCTTCGGCAGTGATTTTTACACCAGTTGTTCTTGTAGAGATTTTAGCGGAAGCTTCCATCAATTCATCCCAACTGACTCCTCTAAGCTCTTTTTCCATAGCTTTGTAGATTTTATTTACTTTAATATCATATAATGAAGACATGGAATCTACAATATCTACAGATCTTGTAACACCGATTACCTGATTTTCATCATTGATAATAGGAATGCTGATTAATTTATTGTTTGAAGCTGCAATAACAACATTTCTTGCCGCTTCATTTTCATTAATGGTCATGATTTCCTCAACAGGACTCATAACATCAGCAATGGTTGTCTTTCCTTCACGTAATCCTTTGGTTATGTTGAATGAAGTAATCCAACCTTCCAATTTCATGTTTTCATCTAAAACTGGAGCGGTGAATCTTCTGTACTCTTCCATTTTTATAGAAACATCTTCGATAGTATCATCTTTTGATACATAAACAAATTCCTTATCCATCATCTCTTTAGCTTTCATTTTAAACACTTCTCCATAAGATTTTAAAAAATCTGTAAAAATAATCCATTATCCAATTTTATTTTTTAAAAAATTTTTTCATTTATTTCTTAATCATCTAAAACTAAATTTAAAGCACCTACAGGACATCTGGAACTGCATTCCTTGCATCTTATACATTTATCATTATTTAGAATAATCTCACCGTCAACAACCTTAATGGCAGAAACAGGACAGTTATCTTCACATAACTCACAAGCTACACAGATATCCTGATTGACATCAATGTGACTGTAAATCACTACTGGACCTAAGTCCCTTTTAAGGTTAATTGCTCCTTGAATACATAAGTTAGCACAAGATCCACAACCGCAACAACGGTCCTTGTCAATATAGGAATACACATATCCATCTTCAGAGTCAATAGCGCCATCTATTGGACATGCCTCTCCATGCTCTTCAATGAATTCTTTAGTTCTAAGAGATATTGCATTGGTAGGACAGTATTTAAGACAAGACCCACAGCCAATACATTCATTACGATTTATGGAAATGTCTTCCATTTTAAGAGTTCTATGAGGAACCTTAATCTCCTTTAATGTATATTCTACAGAATCATCCTCCTTAATGACTGATTCAGCATCCCATACATAAATACATGAAACCGGACAGGTTTGAGCACAAATCTCACATTGCACACAATCTTCACCTATTTTAGCTCTTTTAAGCCAAGTGGAAGAACTGATAACCTTAATAGGGCATTCTTCAACGCAAAGATTGCATCTGACACAACGAGGTGAAATGGTTATTAGCTTTTCCTGATCGTTGAAATCATGAATGTCTACATTAAAGTCTTCAATATCTTCATCTAAATCTACAGATTTAAGAGTGATTTCCCTCTCTAAGGTTTCAATCTGCTTTTTTAGTTTAATTTCCATATTTTTATCCCCATAGATAAAGTTTATTATCAATTTACTCTAATGACCAAAATTCTAATCTTAAATTTCACTAGTTTAAAACATTATTATGTTTATATATCTTTTAAATAATTTAAATAATTTATTATATCAAATAATCTTTTAAATTAAAATTTTTCATAAGGACTGTGTAAACTCTTCCAATTCCTCTAAAGTAGGCAAACCAGAAATTCCAATAGCTTGAACTGATTTTGAAGCAACCCAATTAGCTATTGTACATGATTTAGCCAAATCGTATCCTTTAAGATAGGAATACAGGAAACCAGCATTGAATGAATCTCCTGCAGCGGTTGTATCAACTGCATCACATTCGAATGCAGGTATTTTAACCTCTTCATCCTTCTTATTTATTGCATAAGCTCCAATAGAGCCTCTTTTTACAACCACAGTATCAATGCCATCATTGCGAACATAAACTGCCAAATCTCTAAAGCTTAATGAATCATCATCAGATAAATTCAATTTTTCCTTATAATAATCTTCAAACAATATCTTCAATTCAGCTTCATTAATAAGAAGAATATCAGTTCTTTCAAGGATTTCCTTAAGTTCTCCTACTCCTTTTTTAGCATAAAGCATTCCAGGATCAAAACTTAAGACAATCTTATCTGCCAATAATGGCAACAATTCCTTTTGAGCATTGAATGAATCCCCAACAAATGAGGTGTAATGAAGTATCTTGCATGCATTGACATTCAATGGATTGATTTCATCAATTGTTATCTCATCATTTACACCAGGGTCTACATAAAGAGCCCTATCTCCTGCATCAGAAATGAATCCCAATACCTTACCTGAATTGCCTCTATCTGCATAGATGAGATTTGTTAAGTAAACATCATTGATCATCAAATTGTATTCCAATAAGTCTCCTTCCTCATCATCTGCTATCTTTCCAATATATGATGTTGAGCATCCAAGCTTTGAAAGTCCTATGATTGTATTGGCTGCTGAACCCCCCGGAGATTCCTCTTCACCTTTAATGAAGCTTTCCCCATCGATTTCTGCAATATGTCCAACCTTATAGAGCTTATCTACATTCAATGCACCAAAGCCTATTACATCCACATTGATTGCATCATAAACTATTTCATCAACACCTAAATCTTCAGCAGTTACATTATTTGAGGATTTTGGAATATTCTTATCATTTTCTTCCATTTAATTCACATCGTAAAAAGATTATAAAGTATTATTCTTTCAAAATATCCAATAAATTGGTCTTATGCTCACCTAATTGGCCTTCAAAGTTTCCAGCTGAAATCCTTTCAACACCAGGGATGTCAATTATAGCATCAATAGCTTTTTTAATAGCCAAGTTCATACCTTCCTGACTGGTTGCATTTATAACGATTTCAGGAATATAATTTACCCCTTCAGGAACTTTTGACTCATCACCGAGTCTTTCCTTCAATGAAGGGCAATACGGATGATTTGTACTTGGACCAATTTCAGGGAAATTGGTTTCAGGCTTACTTGCAGCAGAGCATATTCCAAAAGGAGTGCAGACTCCTTCAACTTCCATAATAGTGTCGATGATAATTCTGCCTGCCTTTAAGACAGCTTCTTTTGTGGAACACATATACCAGAAGTTACCTCCCATGATTCCTTCTGCATAAGCAAGTTCAGATTCAATCTGGAAATCAGGAACTGCAATTGGGACATTGATCATCTTTCTTCCAAACTCTTCAATTTCCCATTCATAGCCATCCCCACAATGGCCTACGCTTTCCATCATTCCAATAGCGCCAACAGGATTTTCAGTTATGCTGAATACCCTTGTAAATGGCTTTACAAGAATGTCTTGACGAATTCTGTAGGATAATTCCTTTTCAAATTTTTTCAAGTCATCAGTTAACCAGAACTGGACAATAGCTCCAGGTCTTCCATCAGGAGTCTTATCAGCGTCTACAAAAGCTTCCACACCTGCTTCAACTCTGCCAATGACAGCACTTGGTGTAGCTGTAGCATCGTAAGCTGCTTCCTTTACAGTCAATTCGTCTTCTGCTGTAATCAATGCTCTGATATACATTCCATCAAATGATTCAAAGAATGTATCTTCAACCTTATCATAATTTACCATAAATGTCATCTCATTAGTAATAAATCAATTAAATATATTCTAAATATAATATTAACCTAGTCCGCCAATATCTTTACCACGGATATTATTTCTCATCTCTTTGCTTAACTTAAGCAAATGCTCCCTATTTTCATCTGAAATAATCTCTATGATTGGGGCATTCTTATTATGGAAGACCTTTTCAAACTCTTCAATGAGAGAGTAATCAACTTCAAAGTCTCCAAATGCCTCATCAGGACCCTTTTCAGAATAAGTTCTGATAAAGTCCAAGAC includes:
- a CDS encoding TIGR00730 family Rossman fold protein — protein: MRICLYGAGSTQIKSKYTEESYKLGEEIAKRGHTLVFGGGSTGVMGAVSKGAIDNNGKVIGIAPEWMEDFEGICRDCDEFIYTESMDERKKLFLKNSDAFIIAPGGIGTLDEFFEIIVLKKLKQHNKKIILFNLFDYYDPMLEMLDFMLEEGVVREEIDKNTFKIADSIERVFELLEKE
- a CDS encoding carboxymuconolactone decarboxylase family protein, giving the protein MGEKVFYGKGIRRIKKEDSELYDSIENLDKNVWNANALDYRTQKLIAIAISATKPESSSFLKQVSKAKKELDISRDEMMDVLKVVLLTSGMQPFNKALEVVNKLYD
- a CDS encoding carboxymuconolactone decarboxylase family protein, which translates into the protein MKEEVFYGKGMGKLKEEDEDLYQAIVALNDAVWNGKALDYKTQKLIAIGIAASNADSRATEKQIMSAKKELGVTRDEVVDVLKVVLLTSGMQPFNKALQIANKVFEE
- a CDS encoding thermonuclease family protein; this translates as MKLKGRNLLIILIIFILGFSIISAGSAYTGTGFTHDIPFSKYSDLSNDDILKKYDDTDCQPEFTGLCTYVTDGDTIEVDGLGKVRFVGVNTPERGVEGYICSKRFVQKFCLNKEVSLDIDDSKYTDKYGRYLAVVIVDGKNLNEMLLKEGLAEVMYIPPSEFYPYDWAPNSDGYSKYVSSYSSSNSGSSSSSSDSGSYIASANSHKFHYTTCRWGKKISEKNKVTFNSRSDAISQGYEPCKVCQP
- a CDS encoding DUF3795 domain-containing protein, coding for MKMPEKIDTIMFAPCGMNCKLCIKHLSENNPCPGCLIDSPNKTKKALKCKIKKCLETKRVRYCGRCSEFPCKLIKKQDKNYKKRYNFSTLDNAKRITYTGINKIMLEDSINWKCESCGGIISIQEHVCSECGLKDDGK
- a CDS encoding zinc ribbon domain-containing protein, with the protein product MNPIKCPRCGKINDGTTDFCIYCGTIYDEYNAEEDDSNVFFIPTRGGKKQEVKLNHMPEKLSSGKESYRWMIIIGYLFAILGSVLGFIFAIYLITRKDSNARKHGLVQLVVLIAEFALIGFLIFTGQMDPNIILNPFNTTNMTQMYNSSAMNMSGSSNLSSLFGF
- a CDS encoding NAD-dependent epimerase/dehydratase family protein gives rise to the protein MSKYNEYQDKTILVTGGAGCVGSNLTRRLAELGAEKVIILDNMSSAYEWNVPTNENVELIQGDILDDEELKRVFKMKPDYVFHLAAHFANQNSVDNPETDLMVNGIGILKVLQYAQLTGVERFVYSSSGCGVYGLDSKMPFEEHDISISLHTPYQVTKLLGELYTNYFHNLYDMPIVNARFFNVFGPGEVPGKYRNVIPNFFYWSMTKQALPITGDGSETRDWTFVGDIVNGLLSMGVEEEAIGEAINLGSGKDHRVIDMANKVNELTGNPEGIAYVARRNWDAKTKLLSSIDKAKDILGYKPTVSFDDGLERVYGWFTDNWENIERDAEF
- a CDS encoding DUF2085 domain-containing protein translates to MSVFDYICHRRPERSFFYKGRQFPVCARCTGFYISGIASIILIKFFPVPYSLTTLFLGIILLIPCAIDGFTQLFEMRESNNTLRFITGILGGIGLILVYEIMIEFFVFNFL
- a CDS encoding HPP family protein; its protein translation is MKAKEMMDKEFVYVSKDDTIEDVSIKMEEYRRFTAPVLDENMKLEGWITSFNITKGLREGKTTIADVMSPVEEIMTINENEAARNVVIAASNNKLISIPIINDENQVIGVTRSVDIVDSMSSLYDIKVNKIYKAMEKELRGVSWDELMEASAKISTRTTGVKITAEEYEKNIENATFGEAIWATGGLEKFFAGLISVGELVIARKVGRARR
- a CDS encoding 4Fe-4S binding protein, which produces MEIKLKKQIETLEREITLKSVDLDEDIEDFNVDIHDFNDQEKLITISPRCVRCNLCVEECPIKVISSSTWLKRAKIGEDCVQCEICAQTCPVSCIYVWDAESVIKEDDSVEYTLKEIKVPHRTLKMEDISINRNECIGCGSCLKYCPTNAISLRTKEFIEEHGEACPIDGAIDSEDGYVYSYIDKDRCCGCGSCANLCIQGAINLKRDLGPVVIYSHIDVNQDICVACELCEDNCPVSAIKVVDGEIILNNDKCIRCKECSSRCPVGALNLVLDD
- a CDS encoding carbohydrate kinase family protein; amino-acid sequence: MEENDKNIPKSSNNVTAEDLGVDEIVYDAINVDVIGFGALNVDKLYKVGHIAEIDGESFIKGEEESPGGSAANTIIGLSKLGCSTSYIGKIADDEEGDLLEYNLMINDVYLTNLIYADRGNSGKVLGFISDAGDRALYVDPGVNDEITIDEINPLNVNACKILHYTSFVGDSFNAQKELLPLLADKIVLSFDPGMLYAKKGVGELKEILERTDILLINEAELKILFEDYYKEKLNLSDDDSLSFRDLAVYVRNDGIDTVVVKRGSIGAYAINKKDEEVKIPAFECDAVDTTAAGDSFNAGFLYSYLKGYDLAKSCTIANWVASKSVQAIGISGLPTLEELEEFTQSL
- a CDS encoding formylmethanofuran--tetrahydromethanopterin N-formyltransferase — its product is MVNYDKVEDTFFESFDGMYIRALITAEDELTVKEAAYDATATPSAVIGRVEAGVEAFVDADKTPDGRPGAIVQFWLTDDLKKFEKELSYRIRQDILVKPFTRVFSITENPVGAIGMMESVGHCGDGYEWEIEEFGRKMINVPIAVPDFQIESELAYAEGIMGGNFWYMCSTKEAVLKAGRIIIDTIMEVEGVCTPFGICSAASKPETNFPEIGPSTNHPYCPSLKERLGDESKVPEGVNYIPEIVINATSQEGMNLAIKKAIDAIIDIPGVERISAGNFEGQLGEHKTNLLDILKE